In a genomic window of Dyadobacter fermentans DSM 18053:
- a CDS encoding GNAT family N-acetyltransferase codes for MIDFRAATVDDLTLLQHWDEQPHTVASDPNDDWGWETELLRSPPWREQLIAELDGRPIGFVQIIDPLLEDSHYWGDVPANLRAIDIWIGEASDLGKSYGTEMMRQAIARCFASPEVTAIIIDPLASNVRARKFYEKLGFSFVENRTFDEDFCAVYQLDRNDWEKKRN; via the coding sequence ATGATTGATTTCCGAGCCGCAACAGTTGATGACCTGACATTGCTACAACATTGGGACGAGCAACCTCATACGGTTGCTTCCGATCCGAACGACGATTGGGGATGGGAGACCGAACTGCTGCGTTCCCCTCCATGGCGCGAGCAACTCATTGCCGAGTTGGACGGTCGGCCAATTGGTTTTGTACAAATTATCGATCCTTTGCTGGAAGATAGCCACTATTGGGGCGATGTCCCTGCAAACCTGCGCGCAATAGACATTTGGATCGGCGAGGCTAGTGACCTCGGTAAAAGTTATGGCACCGAGATGATGCGTCAGGCCATTGCCCGTTGTTTCGCATCGCCCGAAGTGACGGCAATTATTATCGATCCTCTTGCTTCCAATGTGAGAGCCAGAAAGTTTTATGAAAAGCTGGGCTTTTCTTTTGTTGAAAACCGCACTTTCGATGAGGACTTTTGCGCGGTCTACCAACTCGACCGCAATGATTGGGAGAAGAAGCGGAATTGA
- a CDS encoding DUF4174 domain-containing protein produces MKTLFGIMMIAIIAAESPRQVLLFYTNSGLEKQKSQMAILNARRKDIRERDIQVSQYSSTRNDLSEWKKWDVDSVNAFTFILVGRDGGEKLRSSEVVSAEKLFGLIDAMPMRKDEMRRNENNKPR; encoded by the coding sequence ATGAAAACACTATTCGGAATAATGATGATCGCAATCATTGCAGCTGAGTCTCCGCGCCAAGTTTTACTTTTCTACACAAATAGCGGTTTAGAAAAGCAGAAATCGCAGATGGCGATCCTGAATGCGCGTCGAAAAGACATTCGGGAGCGTGATATCCAGGTATCCCAATATTCATCCACCCGGAACGATTTGTCCGAATGGAAAAAGTGGGACGTCGATAGTGTCAATGCATTCACTTTCATATTAGTAGGCCGTGACGGAGGCGAGAAGTTGAGGTCGAGTGAAGTGGTGAGTGCTGAGAAGCTATTTGGGCTGATTGATGCGATGCCGATGCGAAAAGATGAGATGAGGAGAAATGAAAACAATAAGCCCAGGTAG
- a CDS encoding DUF4385 domain-containing protein, translating into MGKRRPKETPSYLNFDEEAYSWKPDVDYKKYPELYRVGRGEQGVLICEPYKSEIGQFWRFKTEAIAEESSSKIYDLFLGYVNKQDFVGADMARKYLQMGFTRARRYANYRGGKKYDKENEYQLLERGTGQKEKAEAAEVFYVKWKLAESNEIYAQMKQYWKKRIG; encoded by the coding sequence ATGGGTAAGCGACGACCAAAAGAAACTCCATCTTACTTAAACTTTGACGAGGAAGCTTATTCATGGAAACCCGATGTCGACTATAAAAAGTACCCGGAGCTGTACCGCGTCGGCAGAGGCGAGCAGGGTGTTTTGATTTGCGAGCCTTACAAATCGGAAATCGGCCAGTTCTGGCGATTTAAGACCGAGGCTATTGCAGAGGAAAGCAGCAGCAAGATTTATGACCTCTTTCTTGGTTATGTGAACAAACAAGATTTTGTAGGTGCCGATATGGCCCGCAAATACCTGCAAATGGGTTTTACCCGCGCCCGGCGTTACGCCAACTATAGAGGCGGTAAGAAGTATGATAAGGAGAATGAGTATCAGCTTTTAGAGAGGGGGACGGGTCAAAAGGAAAAAGCGGAAGCTGCCGAAGTGTTTTATGTAAAGTGGAAGCTGGCGGAAAGCAACGAAATTTACGCCCAGATGAAGCAGTATTGGAAGAAGAGAATTGGATGA
- a CDS encoding alginate export family protein, which produces MLLSIGSSLYAQSGDTLSRELIIDFEVRPRAEYRDNFMWTPADTVMPELFATQRNRLSITYRTNHLRLHASPQEIHVWGKSGRFSEVGNLNFFEAYAEPSVSKYLSVRIGRQALSLDNGRIFSAAPWGQQSRSHEGIRFLYKKKFETDLTIAFTRPYAKRFDPAFSPVAAHTYKYLFVHHLKHKLTNQFTLTTINALDVFRRATGDQQYYQRVTNGGRLEYSKQWFYATVNAYYQYGQNAASKKIRAYYIQPEVSANTGKTLFRLGAEILSGSNSRTPGNVSASFVPLYGVAWKFMGNMNLFTRFPADVNDKGLVNPYLFIIHQAGKKLSLRADSHLFHSQYPLLSGERAIDGTYLGFESDLSLNYKPVKAVEIIYGFSFTIADKRIELLNKVPDSGKVPVWSYLMISFAPRLWSQKW; this is translated from the coding sequence TTGCTGCTTTCCATTGGCAGCAGTCTATATGCACAATCTGGTGACACTTTAAGTCGCGAACTGATAATCGACTTCGAAGTGCGACCACGAGCTGAATACCGCGATAATTTCATGTGGACGCCTGCCGATACCGTCATGCCGGAATTATTCGCAACACAGCGAAATCGTCTTAGCATTACATACCGTACAAATCACCTCAGGCTCCACGCCTCTCCACAGGAAATCCATGTTTGGGGTAAATCTGGTCGATTCTCCGAGGTAGGCAACCTGAATTTTTTCGAGGCATATGCAGAGCCTAGCGTTTCAAAGTACCTTTCTGTTCGGATTGGCAGGCAGGCATTATCGCTCGACAACGGTCGAATATTTTCCGCAGCCCCTTGGGGACAGCAAAGCCGCTCGCATGAGGGAATCCGTTTCCTTTACAAAAAGAAGTTCGAAACAGATTTGACTATTGCCTTTACCAGGCCGTATGCCAAACGTTTTGATCCCGCATTTTCACCCGTTGCTGCGCATACTTATAAATATTTGTTTGTCCACCATCTCAAACATAAACTGACAAACCAGTTTACTCTGACAACCATCAATGCCCTGGATGTATTCCGTCGGGCAACTGGTGATCAGCAATACTATCAGCGCGTCACCAATGGCGGGCGATTGGAATACAGCAAACAGTGGTTTTATGCAACGGTGAATGCGTACTACCAATACGGGCAAAATGCGGCGTCAAAAAAGATCAGGGCCTATTACATCCAGCCCGAAGTGAGCGCGAACACCGGCAAAACATTGTTTCGGCTGGGCGCTGAAATACTAAGTGGAAGTAATAGCAGAACTCCGGGTAATGTGTCGGCGTCTTTTGTGCCGCTTTATGGTGTGGCTTGGAAGTTCATGGGCAATATGAATTTGTTTACCCGGTTCCCTGCTGATGTGAACGACAAAGGTCTGGTTAATCCCTATTTGTTCATCATTCATCAGGCCGGTAAGAAGCTGTCTCTTCGGGCGGATTCCCATTTATTTCACTCGCAATATCCGTTGCTCTCCGGCGAACGGGCGATCGATGGGACTTATCTGGGATTTGAAAGTGATCTGTCCTTAAACTACAAACCGGTCAAAGCCGTGGAAATCATTTACGGGTTTTCTTTTACAATTGCTGATAAACGCATAGAACTGCTCAACAAAGTTCCGGATTCTGGGAAGGTGCCGGTTTGGAGTTATTTAATGATATCTTTCGCTCCGCGACTTTGGAGCCAAAAATGGTAA
- a CDS encoding VOC family protein produces METDKTVNLTPEGRTAVTPWIISPSSEKQIAFMRDAFGAKEVPNSRITNADGLIIHVGVKIGDANIMLFDARKGWPPTPTFLNLYVADIEQTYQRAIELGAQSVTDVTLLWFGEKVCRILDPFGNLWWLNERVEDVDFTNPAIAERAATPEAKAGIAYVQQALDEAFLAQKAFFKND; encoded by the coding sequence ATGGAAACCGACAAAACAGTGAATTTGACACCTGAAGGTCGCACAGCCGTAACCCCCTGGATTATTTCGCCATCTTCCGAAAAACAGATCGCGTTTATGAGAGATGCATTCGGCGCTAAGGAAGTCCCAAATAGCAGAATCACAAATGCCGACGGCTTGATCATCCACGTGGGCGTAAAGATCGGGGATGCGAACATCATGCTTTTCGATGCGCGCAAAGGCTGGCCGCCCACACCGACATTTCTAAATTTGTATGTGGCTGATATTGAACAGACATATCAACGGGCAATCGAGCTGGGCGCACAGTCCGTTACAGATGTAACATTATTGTGGTTTGGCGAGAAGGTTTGCCGGATACTTGATCCGTTTGGTAATTTGTGGTGGCTGAACGAGCGCGTCGAAGACGTCGATTTTACAAATCCCGCCATTGCGGAACGTGCCGCTACGCCGGAGGCAAAGGCTGGCATCGCATACGTTCAACAAGCGCTCGACGAAGCGTTTCTGGCGCAAAAGGCATTTTTTAAAAATGATTAA